Proteins co-encoded in one Thermodesulfobacteriota bacterium genomic window:
- the mutL gene encoding DNA mismatch repair endonuclease MutL has translation MGKIRVLPDEVANRIAAGEVVERPASVVKELVENAVDAGGRRIRVRVEGAGKRSVAVEDDGSGMGRDDAVLALERHATSKLTGAEDLERIATLGFRGEALPSIASVSRFRLLTRAEGDPEGTEVRAEGGRLVSVEARGAARGTSVEVADLFFNVPARRKFLKGDATELRNVVETVTQLALAHFRVGFELRSGDRLLLALPPDQSLEERAAEVAGAEAPGGLRWSYGEADGLEFSLAFAAPHEGRGHRKGVRLFVNGRPVQDRLLFRALLEGYRGLLESGRFPVALLWLGLPPDEVDVNVHPAKREVRFRDEGRIFRWVAGHTAQALAGGFRPDAAYRSAPQALPASPVGAEAVARVGEALHGYARRLEGSRGGGGGAAAGYREQWPPRGGAASAQPLFRRFSGLEETGALPSEGRFTGLRYLGAFDATYLLFEDRENRELVLLDQHAAHERVLYEALLEARERGPCRAQPLLLPLTLECSPPERAAWEERREDLAVLGFRTEAFGPSAVAVTETPAGFSPEAARAAVRDLLGPDGEGREGGEAGAPVSRAEALARRAACAAAVKARAALEPSEVAALLGQLEPLRHPTHCPHGRPLLLRLRRRDVEGMFHRG, from the coding sequence ATGGGGAAGATTCGCGTGCTGCCCGACGAGGTGGCCAACCGCATCGCCGCGGGCGAGGTGGTGGAGCGTCCGGCGAGCGTAGTGAAGGAGCTGGTGGAGAACGCGGTGGACGCCGGGGGCCGCCGCATCCGGGTGCGGGTGGAGGGGGCGGGGAAGCGGTCGGTGGCCGTGGAGGACGACGGCTCGGGGATGGGGCGCGACGACGCGGTCTTGGCCCTGGAGCGGCACGCCACGAGCAAGCTCACCGGGGCGGAAGATCTGGAACGCATCGCCACCCTGGGGTTTCGGGGCGAAGCCCTGCCGAGCATCGCCTCGGTGAGCCGGTTTCGGCTCCTGACCCGGGCCGAGGGCGACCCGGAGGGGACCGAGGTGCGGGCCGAGGGGGGCCGGCTCGTCTCGGTGGAGGCTCGCGGGGCGGCGAGGGGAACGTCGGTGGAGGTGGCGGATCTCTTCTTCAACGTGCCGGCGCGCCGCAAGTTCCTGAAGGGCGACGCCACCGAGCTGCGAAACGTGGTGGAGACGGTGACCCAGCTCGCCCTGGCCCACTTTCGGGTCGGCTTCGAGCTGCGCAGCGGCGACCGCCTGCTGCTCGCCCTGCCCCCGGACCAGAGCCTGGAGGAGCGGGCCGCGGAGGTGGCGGGCGCGGAGGCCCCCGGGGGCCTGCGCTGGTCTTACGGGGAGGCCGACGGGCTGGAGTTCTCCCTGGCCTTCGCGGCCCCCCACGAGGGGCGGGGGCACCGCAAGGGGGTGCGCCTTTTCGTCAACGGCCGACCCGTGCAGGACCGGCTCCTGTTTCGCGCGCTCCTGGAAGGCTACCGGGGCCTCCTGGAGAGCGGTCGGTTCCCGGTGGCCCTGTTGTGGCTGGGGCTTCCCCCGGACGAGGTGGACGTGAACGTGCACCCCGCCAAGCGCGAGGTGCGGTTTCGGGACGAGGGCCGGATCTTCCGGTGGGTGGCCGGGCACACGGCCCAGGCCCTCGCCGGCGGTTTCCGGCCCGATGCCGCCTATCGAAGCGCGCCGCAGGCGCTTCCCGCCTCGCCGGTGGGTGCCGAGGCCGTGGCGCGGGTCGGGGAGGCCCTGCACGGGTATGCCCGCCGCCTGGAGGGTAGCAGAGGGGGAGGGGGCGGGGCCGCGGCGGGGTATCGCGAGCAGTGGCCGCCCCGGGGCGGCGCCGCTTCGGCCCAGCCCCTTTTTCGCCGCTTCTCGGGCTTGGAGGAGACCGGCGCCCTGCCCTCGGAAGGGCGCTTCACGGGGCTTCGCTACCTGGGAGCCTTTGACGCGACGTATCTACTCTTCGAGGATCGGGAGAACCGGGAGCTCGTGTTGCTCGACCAGCACGCGGCCCACGAGCGGGTGCTCTACGAGGCGCTCCTGGAGGCGAGGGAACGGGGGCCGTGCAGGGCCCAACCCCTGCTCCTCCCCCTCACCCTGGAGTGCTCGCCCCCCGAGAGGGCCGCCTGGGAGGAACGGCGCGAAGACCTCGCCGTCCTGGGGTTTCGCACCGAGGCGTTCGGCCCCAGCGCCGTGGCGGTGACCGAGACGCCGGCGGGCTTCTCGCCGGAGGCCGCCCGGGCGGCGGTGCGCGACCTCCTCGGACCCGATGGTGAGGGAAGGGAGGGCGGGGAGGCCGGCGCTCCCGTGAGCCGTGCCGAGGCCCTGGCCCGCCGGGCCGCCTGCGCGGCGGCGGTGAAGGCCCGCGCCGCGCTGGAGCCCTCGGAGGTGGCCGCACTGTTGGGGCAGTTGGAGCCCCTTCGTCACCCCACCCACTGCCCCCACGGCCGCCCCCTGCTCCTTCGCCTGCGCCGCCGGGACGTGGAGGGGATGTTTCATCGGGGGTGA
- the miaA gene encoding tRNA (adenosine(37)-N6)-dimethylallyltransferase MiaA, producing the protein MTGSFSPPPIVVIAGPTASGKSALALALAKELGGEIVSADALQVYRGLDIGTAKPTREERARVPHHVIDVAEPTEAYSAGRFRADADQAIREIRARGRPVLVCGGTALYLKALLGGLAPAPPRDAALRSRLLAAWEAGEQAGLFAELQAADPVLAARLHPNDKSRILRGLEVWRIGGVPLSALQAGHGFSGQPYAALRLGIDVPRDELYRRIDRRVLAMLEAGWADEVRGLLEAGLPLGAPGLQAIGYRELARWVREGGEWGSVVASIQQSTRRFAKRQLTWFRRMELQWVQAADWRAILDQVRKFLQTNGAPL; encoded by the coding sequence ATGACCGGCTCTTTTTCTCCGCCGCCGATCGTCGTCATCGCGGGACCCACCGCGTCGGGGAAGTCGGCCCTGGCCCTGGCACTGGCGAAGGAGCTGGGGGGCGAGATCGTGTCGGCCGACGCGCTCCAGGTGTACCGGGGCCTCGACATCGGCACGGCAAAGCCCACGCGGGAGGAGCGAGCCCGGGTGCCCCACCACGTCATCGACGTGGCGGAACCCACCGAGGCGTACAGCGCGGGGCGTTTTCGGGCCGACGCGGACCAGGCGATCCGGGAGATCCGCGCGCGGGGACGCCCGGTGCTGGTCTGCGGCGGCACGGCGCTGTACCTCAAGGCGCTCCTCGGGGGGCTGGCCCCGGCCCCTCCCCGGGACGCTGCCCTGCGGAGCCGATTGCTGGCTGCCTGGGAAGCCGGGGAGCAGGCTGGGCTCTTCGCCGAGCTACAGGCCGCAGACCCGGTGCTCGCGGCGCGTCTCCACCCCAACGACAAGAGCCGGATCCTGCGGGGGCTCGAGGTGTGGCGGATCGGGGGGGTGCCGCTCTCGGCCCTGCAGGCCGGGCACGGTTTCTCGGGCCAGCCCTACGCGGCGCTGCGCCTCGGGATCGACGTGCCCCGGGACGAGCTCTACCGCCGGATCGACCGGCGGGTGCTCGCCATGCTGGAGGCGGGATGGGCCGACGAGGTGCGCGGGCTCCTGGAGGCAGGGCTGCCGCTGGGGGCCCCGGGGCTCCAGGCCATCGGCTACCGGGAGCTCGCCCGCTGGGTGCGGGAGGGGGGGGAGTGGGGAAGCGTGGTGGCGTCGATTCAACAGAGCACCCGGCGCTTCGCGAAGCGCCAGTTGACCTGGTTCCGCAGGATGGAGCTCCAGTGGGTGCAAGCCGCAGATTGGCGGGCCATTCTCGACCAAGTGAGAAAATTCTTGCAAACAAACGGTGCACCGCTATGA
- the hfq gene encoding RNA chaperone Hfq produces the protein MAKTKINIQDQFLNNLRREKVDVTVRLLSGEEIEGALKAFDNFCVVIRSGGSYHLLYKHAISHIRPFEPLKKFEAIYENF, from the coding sequence ATGGCCAAGACGAAGATCAACATCCAGGACCAGTTCCTGAACAACCTGCGCCGCGAAAAGGTGGACGTGACGGTGCGGCTCCTCTCGGGGGAGGAGATCGAAGGAGCCCTGAAGGCCTTCGACAACTTCTGCGTCGTGATCCGAAGCGGGGGCAGCTACCACCTCCTCTACAAGCACGCCATCTCCCACATCCGCCCCTTCGAGCCCCTGAAGAAGTTCGAGGCGATCTACGAGAACTTCTAG
- a CDS encoding tRNA-dihydrouridine synthase family protein — protein MTGAVPELRAGGLRISPPLLLAPMAGVTHTAFRRLLGELGGVGLYATEMLSARSLPAEDPVASPYLRRTAAEAPLSYQVLVARPEEVGPAFEVLQALGADAIDLNLGCPAPEARRRGAGGALAAQPAAARAVVREARRRTALPLTAKIRLGERLDEEALRDLCCMLEGEGVELLTVHGRLRGEPYGRRPRWPWIGKVKGWVGIPVVGNGGIFSVEDAGRCLAESGCDGLMLGRGAVVRPWLFSRVAQEVFGGKGPVEGELPSRPGLYRRYLDLVEESFAPERRLGRIKEFTFYFSQTYPFGHTLATAVQSSRSLEEVRERSEAFFAANEPAGDE, from the coding sequence GTGACCGGGGCCGTACCGGAGCTTCGGGCCGGCGGGCTTCGGATTTCTCCGCCGCTTCTTCTCGCCCCCATGGCCGGGGTGACCCACACGGCCTTCCGCAGGCTCCTGGGCGAGCTCGGGGGGGTGGGGCTCTACGCCACCGAGATGCTCTCGGCCCGGAGCCTTCCGGCCGAAGATCCGGTCGCGTCGCCCTACCTGCGGCGCACCGCAGCGGAAGCCCCCCTCTCCTATCAGGTGCTGGTGGCGCGCCCGGAGGAGGTCGGCCCGGCGTTCGAGGTCCTCCAAGCCCTGGGGGCCGACGCCATCGACCTGAACCTGGGCTGCCCCGCCCCGGAAGCCCGGCGCCGGGGCGCGGGGGGAGCGCTGGCCGCGCAGCCCGCCGCCGCCCGTGCCGTGGTTCGGGAGGCCCGGCGCCGCACTGCCCTGCCCCTGACGGCAAAGATCCGGCTCGGCGAGCGGCTCGACGAGGAGGCCCTGCGGGACCTGTGCTGCATGCTGGAAGGGGAGGGGGTGGAGCTCCTCACGGTGCACGGGCGGTTGCGGGGCGAGCCTTACGGGCGCCGGCCGCGGTGGCCCTGGATCGGGAAGGTCAAGGGCTGGGTGGGCATCCCGGTGGTTGGAAACGGAGGGATCTTCTCGGTGGAGGACGCCGGGCGCTGCCTGGCCGAGTCCGGCTGCGACGGACTGATGCTCGGCCGGGGCGCGGTCGTCCGGCCGTGGCTATTCTCCCGGGTGGCGCAGGAGGTGTTCGGCGGGAAGGGGCCCGTGGAAGGCGAGCTGCCGTCGCGCCCCGGACTCTACCGGCGCTACCTGGACCTGGTGGAGGAGAGCTTCGCCCCGGAGCGGCGCCTGGGCCGGATCAAGGAGTTCACCTTCTACTTCAGCCAGACCTACCCCTTCGGACACACCCTGGCCACCGCCGTGCAAAGCAGCCGGTCCCTGGAGGAGGTCCGGGAGCGCTCCGAGGCCTTCTTCGCGGCCAATGAGCCAGCGGGTGACGAGTGA
- a CDS encoding Maf family nucleotide pyrophosphatase, which translates to MQPPILLASTSPSRRELLSRLRLPFEAVAPDYAEEEVPGLEPGALAVHHAMGKARSVARRFPDRLVIGSDQVAEVVGGAGGRGRLLGKPGTEEAAVAQLQAMAGRQVVFHTGLAVVRGGREEMALEVVRVTLRPLALEEIRAYVAVEQPLGAAGSFHIEGLGIALMEAVEGRDFTALVGLPLMALVSLLDRFGVRVLLAER; encoded by the coding sequence ATGCAGCCCCCAATTCTCCTTGCCTCCACGAGCCCTTCCCGCCGGGAGCTCCTGTCCCGCCTGCGGCTCCCCTTCGAGGCAGTGGCCCCGGACTACGCCGAAGAGGAGGTGCCGGGCCTGGAGCCCGGCGCCCTGGCGGTGCACCACGCCATGGGCAAGGCCCGGAGCGTGGCACGCCGATTCCCGGATCGGCTCGTGATCGGGTCGGACCAGGTGGCCGAGGTGGTGGGGGGGGCCGGCGGGAGAGGGCGGCTCCTGGGCAAGCCGGGGACCGAGGAGGCCGCCGTGGCGCAGCTCCAAGCCATGGCCGGGCGGCAGGTGGTCTTCCACACGGGCCTGGCCGTGGTCCGGGGAGGACGGGAAGAGATGGCCCTGGAGGTCGTGCGCGTGACCCTGCGGCCCCTGGCCCTGGAGGAGATCCGGGCCTACGTGGCGGTGGAACAGCCCCTGGGCGCCGCGGGTTCGTTCCACATCGAGGGCCTGGGGATCGCCCTGATGGAGGCGGTGGAGGGGCGGGACTTCACGGCCCTGGTGGGCCTGCCCCTCATGGCCCTCGTATCGCTCCTGGATCGCTTCGGGGTGCGCGTGCTCCTGGCCGAGAGGTGA
- a CDS encoding tetratricopeptide repeat protein — MRRLFALVCVLGALGLVGFPAFASPERAAEHRRRAAEFVRAEKLQEAAIELRNAVQLEPRNPEGYRALAEVYLRLGDAQGAFRQYQEVVSLDPDDADARVKVATFYLLGRRFQEAETHAAKAVELAPDRTDARVVLARALSAREEWKGAIGALEAAVERAPDDEALRLELARLHLGAGDPDRAEAALRRGLRDIPPAKGLRAALANLLASREKVSEADALMDEVLHLSPGDPAARRAVALYRLRRGDRAGAEALLQESVAEADAGSTARTQALGDLANLFSVTGDIERARNTLEELQRVAPGDAVTLARLANIHLLTDEPDRAEPLIRQLAEAHPGDRNARLLQARLDLARGRTAAAREALEELVETAPDSANANLFLGKAYAVERQWEKARAAYRKVLEEVPDHFFANLDLAKVYLEMGRARDAQDPLRRVLKARPDHPEARRLQADALLATGKAAEAEAEYRKLAKEAGAPGDALLEMRLGQALEAQGHTADALARYRASQELAPRVLDPVLRRMALLQRLGRHDEVGAIGEAYLQANGEVPAVLNVLALHAVERKELPAAEGFVRRSLAVDPKSAATRELEARTLLAKGDRAGARASLEAALAADPARVTSLLLLANVLEAEGKADNARRVYERLLAVDPENAVAANNLAVLYTGDEKRHAEALRLARLAVEKAPDNPFTLDTLGWVQFHTMDYPGAVRNLEKAHQLLPEHPEIAYHLGMAYEKAGRRDDAKRLLRAALAAPKKGDWAFDAGQALERLEKAGP, encoded by the coding sequence ATGCGCCGCTTGTTTGCCCTGGTCTGCGTCCTTGGGGCGCTCGGCCTCGTCGGCTTCCCCGCCTTCGCAAGCCCGGAACGGGCCGCCGAGCACCGGCGGCGGGCTGCGGAATTCGTGCGGGCCGAGAAGCTCCAGGAAGCGGCCATCGAGCTCCGAAACGCGGTGCAGCTCGAGCCCCGCAACCCCGAGGGCTACCGGGCCCTGGCGGAGGTCTACTTGAGGCTCGGCGACGCCCAGGGCGCCTTCCGTCAGTATCAGGAGGTGGTGAGCCTCGACCCCGATGACGCGGACGCCCGCGTGAAGGTGGCCACCTTCTACCTGCTCGGCCGGCGCTTCCAGGAGGCCGAGACCCACGCCGCGAAGGCCGTGGAGCTGGCACCGGACCGGACCGACGCGCGGGTCGTCCTGGCGCGCGCGCTCTCGGCCCGCGAGGAATGGAAGGGCGCCATCGGGGCCCTGGAGGCCGCGGTGGAGAGGGCCCCCGACGACGAGGCCCTGCGGCTGGAGCTCGCCCGGCTGCACCTGGGCGCCGGCGATCCGGACCGGGCCGAGGCGGCCCTGCGCCGGGGGCTGCGCGACATTCCCCCCGCCAAGGGTCTCCGGGCCGCCCTGGCCAACCTGCTGGCCTCGCGGGAGAAGGTCTCCGAGGCGGACGCCCTCATGGACGAGGTCCTCCACCTCTCCCCCGGGGACCCGGCGGCGCGGCGCGCGGTGGCGCTCTATCGGTTGCGGCGGGGCGACCGGGCGGGGGCCGAGGCCCTTCTCCAGGAGTCGGTTGCCGAGGCGGACGCCGGGTCGACAGCCCGGACTCAAGCCCTGGGCGACCTGGCGAACCTCTTCTCCGTGACCGGCGACATCGAGCGGGCGCGCAACACCCTGGAGGAGCTCCAGCGGGTGGCCCCCGGCGACGCCGTAACCCTTGCCCGCCTGGCCAACATCCACCTGCTCACCGACGAGCCCGACCGGGCGGAGCCCCTGATCCGGCAGCTCGCCGAGGCCCACCCCGGCGACCGCAATGCCCGCCTCCTGCAAGCCCGGCTCGACCTGGCCCGGGGCCGGACCGCGGCGGCCCGGGAGGCCCTGGAGGAGCTCGTGGAGACGGCTCCCGACTCGGCCAACGCCAACCTCTTCCTGGGCAAGGCCTATGCCGTGGAGCGGCAGTGGGAAAAGGCCCGGGCGGCGTACCGCAAGGTGCTCGAAGAGGTGCCCGACCACTTCTTCGCCAACCTCGACCTGGCCAAGGTCTACCTGGAAATGGGGCGCGCCCGCGACGCCCAGGACCCCCTGCGCAGGGTCCTCAAGGCGCGCCCGGACCATCCCGAGGCGCGCCGCCTCCAAGCCGACGCGCTCCTGGCCACCGGCAAGGCGGCCGAGGCGGAGGCCGAGTACCGCAAGCTGGCCAAGGAGGCCGGCGCTCCGGGAGATGCCCTCTTGGAAATGCGCCTGGGCCAGGCCCTGGAGGCCCAGGGGCACACCGCCGACGCCCTGGCCCGGTACCGGGCCAGCCAGGAGCTCGCCCCCCGGGTGCTCGATCCCGTGCTGCGGCGCATGGCGCTCCTCCAGAGGCTCGGCCGGCACGACGAGGTAGGGGCGATTGGCGAAGCCTACTTGCAGGCGAACGGAGAGGTCCCGGCGGTGCTCAACGTGCTCGCGCTCCACGCCGTGGAGCGCAAAGAGCTCCCGGCGGCGGAGGGGTTCGTGCGCCGCAGCCTGGCGGTGGACCCCAAGTCTGCGGCCACCCGGGAGCTGGAGGCCCGCACCCTCCTGGCCAAGGGTGACCGCGCCGGAGCCCGCGCCTCCCTGGAGGCGGCCCTGGCAGCGGACCCGGCACGGGTGACGTCCCTTCTGCTCCTGGCCAACGTCCTGGAGGCGGAGGGCAAGGCGGACAACGCGCGCCGGGTCTACGAGCGCCTCCTGGCCGTGGACCCGGAAAACGCCGTGGCCGCCAACAACCTGGCCGTGCTCTACACGGGCGACGAGAAGCGCCACGCCGAAGCCCTGCGCCTGGCGCGACTCGCGGTGGAGAAGGCCCCGGACAACCCCTTCACCCTCGACACCCTGGGCTGGGTCCAGTTCCACACCATGGACTACCCGGGGGCGGTGCGAAATTTGGAGAAGGCCCATCAACTCCTCCCGGAGCACCCGGAGATCGCCTACCACCTGGGCATGGCCTACGAGAAGGCGGGCCGCCGCGACGACGCAAAGCGCCTGCTCCGAGCGGCCCTGGCAGCCCCGAAGAAGGGCGACTGGGCCTTCGACGCCGGCCAGGCCCTGGAGCGCCTGGAAAAGGCGGGGCCGTAG
- a CDS encoding TIGR04013 family B12-binding domain/radical SAM domain-containing protein: MLALVRQTRTNLYTVNVLTAILDACGVAWEVCASPAELFARAHWAGARAARPLALYSFTTPELFRVRAELRAARRHAPELCFLAGGPHASADPEGTLALGFEHVFVGEAEETLPAFFAADGRTGPVLVGSGGCSLDALPPFGRGRHGPIELTRGCAFRCGFCAVGGRPPRHRSAAAVWEAAGELRARGRPVLSFVTPDALSYGGGGDLGALEELLAGLRAAGTEPQLGIFPSEVRPERVTPEAAGLLRAHCRNRTLVIGAQSGSDEVLRRLGRGHTVGDVERAARVARQAGFLPHVDLIFGLPEESQDERRATVALARRLRRDTGARIHAHYFHPLPGTLLWGRRPAPLDPETRVFLRGLRASGGEDGYWEEQERWAAAIIEWARRGWIRTPAAGARAASGPLPGLDP; this comes from the coding sequence ATGCTTGCCCTGGTGCGCCAGACCCGGACCAACCTCTACACGGTCAACGTGCTCACGGCCATCCTGGATGCCTGCGGCGTTGCCTGGGAGGTCTGCGCGTCCCCGGCCGAGCTTTTCGCCCGCGCGCACTGGGCTGGGGCTCGGGCGGCCCGCCCGCTGGCCCTCTACTCGTTTACGACGCCGGAGCTCTTTCGGGTGCGGGCGGAGCTTCGCGCGGCCAGACGGCACGCCCCCGAGCTGTGCTTCCTGGCTGGCGGGCCCCACGCCTCGGCGGACCCCGAGGGCACTTTGGCGCTGGGGTTCGAGCACGTCTTCGTGGGGGAGGCGGAAGAGACCCTCCCGGCCTTCTTCGCTGCCGACGGGCGCACCGGGCCGGTGCTCGTCGGGTCCGGCGGGTGCTCCCTCGATGCCCTGCCCCCCTTTGGCCGCGGCCGCCACGGCCCCATCGAGCTCACCCGTGGGTGCGCGTTTCGGTGCGGCTTTTGCGCCGTGGGCGGGCGGCCCCCGCGCCACCGCAGCGCGGCCGCGGTTTGGGAAGCCGCGGGGGAGCTGCGTGCCCGGGGCCGGCCGGTGCTCTCCTTCGTCACCCCCGACGCCCTCTCGTACGGGGGGGGCGGGGACCTGGGCGCCCTGGAGGAGCTCCTGGCCGGCCTGCGGGCGGCGGGAACGGAGCCCCAGCTCGGGATCTTTCCCTCCGAGGTCCGTCCCGAGCGGGTGACCCCCGAGGCGGCGGGGCTCTTGCGGGCGCATTGCCGAAACCGCACCCTGGTGATCGGTGCCCAGTCGGGCAGCGACGAGGTGCTCCGGCGGCTGGGCCGCGGACACACCGTGGGCGACGTGGAGCGGGCTGCCCGGGTCGCCCGCCAGGCCGGCTTCCTGCCCCACGTGGACTTGATCTTCGGCCTGCCGGAGGAGTCGCAAGACGAACGCCGGGCGACGGTCGCGCTGGCCCGGCGGCTGCGCCGGGATACCGGGGCAAGGATCCACGCCCACTACTTCCATCCCCTGCCGGGGACGCTTCTGTGGGGTCGGAGGCCCGCGCCCCTGGACCCGGAGACCCGGGTCTTCCTCCGGGGGCTTCGGGCCTCCGGGGGCGAGGACGGCTACTGGGAGGAGCAGGAGCGCTGGGCGGCGGCCATCATCGAGTGGGCCCGCAGGGGCTGGATTCGCACGCCTGCTGCGGGAGCCCGGGCAGCATCTGGTCCCTTGCCGGGCCTGGACCCGTGA
- a CDS encoding DUF3786 domain-containing protein, which yields MAYKVLDIYRDLPRTNCGDCAKGGCFAFASAVYLEGLALAGCPHLAPEARAAMEERLAEGRARGEGRKPESSEQAFAFLKGKLAEADFGERARASGATRDPGSPDTLLVPFLGTPHRVSREDVTALEGPEPTIWVKTFLAIYVTRASGAAPAGAWVAYRELPNTVSKARSFEACGDRVAQAFGGREAELEAACRRLGGSPVAFGSADRAYRLPALPRVELLLLYWGPQEEFGARASFLLDRGVLDYLDQEALVFLTEAAVKRLLGEDLSEVIP from the coding sequence ATGGCCTACAAGGTTCTCGACATCTACAGGGACCTCCCTCGCACCAACTGCGGGGATTGCGCAAAGGGGGGGTGCTTCGCCTTCGCCTCGGCGGTGTACCTGGAAGGGCTGGCCCTCGCGGGCTGTCCCCACCTCGCCCCGGAGGCCCGCGCCGCCATGGAGGAGCGGCTCGCCGAGGGGCGGGCCCGGGGGGAGGGCCGCAAGCCCGAGTCCAGCGAGCAGGCGTTCGCGTTCCTGAAGGGAAAGCTCGCGGAGGCCGACTTCGGGGAGCGGGCGCGGGCCAGCGGGGCCACGCGGGACCCCGGCTCCCCCGACACCCTCCTGGTGCCCTTCCTCGGGACTCCCCACCGGGTGAGCCGGGAGGACGTGACCGCCCTGGAAGGCCCGGAACCCACCATCTGGGTGAAGACCTTTCTTGCCATCTATGTCACCCGCGCCTCGGGGGCTGCCCCTGCGGGCGCGTGGGTCGCCTACCGGGAGCTCCCCAACACCGTGAGCAAGGCCCGTTCCTTCGAGGCCTGCGGGGACCGGGTCGCCCAGGCCTTCGGGGGGCGGGAGGCCGAGCTGGAGGCCGCCTGCCGGCGCCTCGGGGGGAGCCCGGTCGCCTTCGGGTCCGCGGATCGGGCCTATCGCCTCCCGGCCCTGCCCCGGGTGGAGCTCCTCCTGCTCTACTGGGGCCCCCAGGAGGAGTTCGGGGCCCGCGCCTCCTTTCTGCTGGACCGGGGAGTGCTCGACTATCTGGACCAGGAGGCCCTGGTGTTCCTGACGGAAGCAGCGGTGAAGCGGCTCCTGGGCGAGGACCTCTCGGAGGTGATTCCGTGA